A stretch of Pseudomonadota bacterium DNA encodes these proteins:
- the motA gene encoding flagellar motor stator protein MotA, with the protein MFAIIGIAVVFCSVIGGYVMHHGPLLVLYQPSEFIIIGGAAIGALLISAPSKLLSLIVKKLIGTLKGSKISKQTFLELLKLLYELSMIIRKEGLIALESHVERPAESAVFSKYIAFLNEFHLLLFITDTLRLVVMGGVAPYEIEMIMDADIELHHEEGLKPSAILQKIGDALPGLGIVAAVLGIVITMQAINGPPEIIGQKVAAALVGTFLGIFLSYGLIQPLATNIELSTQDESSIFNVAKSGLICAAKGLNPIVAVEFARRAISNDFRPTFQEMEEYVKGVK; encoded by the coding sequence ATGTTTGCAATTATTGGCATAGCAGTTGTTTTTTGCTCAGTAATAGGTGGATATGTGATGCATCACGGCCCGCTTCTTGTTTTATATCAGCCCTCTGAGTTTATTATTATTGGAGGGGCTGCAATAGGTGCACTTCTTATTTCAGCACCGTCAAAATTATTGAGCCTGATAGTGAAAAAGCTTATAGGCACATTAAAGGGTAGTAAAATAAGTAAACAAACATTTCTTGAACTTTTGAAATTATTATATGAGCTTTCCATGATTATAAGAAAGGAGGGTCTGATCGCCCTTGAATCACATGTCGAACGGCCAGCTGAGAGTGCTGTATTTTCAAAATATATTGCGTTTCTAAACGAGTTTCACCTTTTACTGTTTATAACAGATACGCTGAGACTTGTCGTTATGGGTGGGGTAGCCCCATATGAAATTGAGATGATTATGGATGCCGATATTGAACTGCACCATGAGGAAGGATTAAAGCCCAGCGCTATACTGCAGAAAATAGGCGATGCGCTTCCTGGTTTGGGTATTGTTGCTGCAGTCCTTGGTATCGTTATTACAATGCAGGCAATTAACGGACCGCCTGAAATAATCGGACAAAAAGTTGCCGCAGCCCTTGTCGGCACATTCCTTGGCATTTTCTTATCTTATGGTTTGATCCAACCTCTTGCCACGAACATAGAACTGTCCACCCAGGATGAATCAAGTATTTTTAACGTGGCAAAATCAGGATTAATCTGTGCTGCAAAAGGATTAAACCCTATTGTTGCCGTAGAATTTGCACGACGTGCTATATCAAATGATTTTCGCCCTACATTTCAGGAAATGGAAGAATATGTTAAAGGTGTAAAATGA
- a CDS encoding response regulator produces the protein MDENKQDTYSEFIAQQDNKSSTGIEEKWYKTAIENSNDGIALVKGDRLQYVNKKYLDMFEYGSPEEVIGKDIAITIHSDDRERVSALNRRWQSGRSVPLSYEFKGITKEDKIIYIEVSAVKTIYNNEPASLAFLRDITERKKTEDKLSEQINFLQTLIDDVPNPIFYKDINGLYLGCNKAFEQYRGITREELIGKTLMELNYTYEEVSLHFASDMELINNPGQKTYRLNYADQKGINREIITKKATFTNSDGVLAGIVGVVIDITEQKQAEEVMKKAMEDSNAANKAKSDFLANMSHEIRTPMNAIIGMTNLILDTELTQGQRELLEITKTSANALLNIINDILDFSKIEAGKMDFEKIDFDLHITIEDTIDTLAVKANEKGLELVCFINPDVPSLLRGDPGRLRQILLNIIGNSIKFTEKGAVSVMVGLAYENEVNVAPSFSITDTGPGIPEDKLQKLFKSFSQIDSSITRKYGGTGLGLAISKNLVEMMGGKIGVKSEDGKGSTFWFTAIFEKQSKTVPETFHTPIDKTNQRILIVDDNKTNCYVLSKMLDFWGFKYDKAGGAGEALDMLFHGIKQNDPFTIAILDMNMPERDGETLGRMIKNDINLSETILIMLTSFGKRGDVNRMKEIGFSAFLTKPAKGSQLYDCLLSVIHEGKIEPDQRRIITRFTIAEDKKRSIHILVAEDNIPNQKLLLMMLNKMGFEADIVNNGREAVKSSQQHKYDLIFMDVHMPEMDGFEATRLIREKEKIIGRHTHIVAMTADAMYGDKERCIKAGMDDYISKPVFPEKIIEAIEKVVFNKEEEHMEKMPVFNNAVFDMDALMKRLGIDEKLVKEIMDVYLSDTPIQLSRLRECFEKGDIILIQRCAHSIKGASANFCVGTINKTAQDIELAAKQSNLEMIKPLIDTIENQFIELKDVLTEVKLS, from the coding sequence ATGGACGAAAACAAACAAGATACTTATTCAGAATTTATTGCTCAACAGGATAATAAAAGCTCTACGGGGATTGAGGAAAAATGGTACAAGACAGCCATAGAAAATTCGAATGATGGAATTGCCCTGGTAAAGGGAGACAGACTGCAATATGTAAACAAAAAATATCTTGATATGTTTGAATATGGTTCACCGGAAGAAGTGATTGGCAAAGATATTGCCATAACTATTCACTCTGATGACAGAGAAAGGGTTTCGGCATTAAACAGACGGTGGCAAAGTGGTCGTTCAGTTCCATTAAGTTATGAATTTAAGGGAATTACAAAAGAAGATAAAATTATATATATAGAAGTTTCTGCAGTAAAAACTATATATAATAACGAACCGGCATCACTTGCTTTTCTCAGAGATATAACTGAAAGGAAAAAGACTGAAGACAAATTAAGCGAACAAATAAACTTTCTGCAAACCCTTATCGATGATGTACCGAACCCTATCTTTTACAAAGATATAAATGGTCTATATCTCGGTTGCAACAAAGCATTTGAGCAATACAGGGGTATTACAAGAGAGGAACTAATTGGCAAAACATTAATGGAGCTAAATTATACATATGAAGAAGTATCCCTACATTTTGCCTCTGATATGGAACTTATCAACAATCCTGGACAAAAAACTTATAGGTTGAATTATGCAGATCAAAAGGGAATAAATAGAGAAATTATAACAAAAAAAGCCACATTTACAAATTCAGATGGTGTGCTTGCAGGCATCGTCGGGGTTGTAATTGATATTACCGAGCAAAAACAAGCTGAAGAGGTAATGAAAAAAGCAATGGAAGATTCTAATGCTGCAAATAAGGCAAAATCAGACTTTCTTGCTAATATGAGTCATGAGATACGAACCCCCATGAATGCCATTATTGGTATGACAAATTTAATACTGGACACCGAACTTACACAGGGACAGAGAGAACTTCTTGAAATAACAAAAACATCTGCGAATGCCTTACTTAATATTATTAATGATATATTGGATTTTTCTAAAATTGAAGCCGGAAAGATGGATTTTGAAAAAATTGATTTTGATTTACATATTACCATAGAGGACACAATAGACACACTTGCAGTTAAAGCAAATGAAAAAGGCCTGGAATTGGTATGTTTTATCAATCCTGATGTCCCGTCTTTGCTTCGTGGTGATCCTGGGAGGCTTCGACAGATTTTACTTAATATCATTGGTAATTCTATAAAGTTTACAGAAAAAGGTGCAGTATCTGTTATGGTAGGCCTTGCATATGAAAATGAGGTGAATGTAGCACCCAGTTTCTCAATAACTGATACGGGCCCCGGTATACCTGAAGACAAGTTGCAGAAACTTTTTAAATCTTTTTCTCAAATAGATTCGTCGATAACACGGAAGTATGGAGGCACAGGTCTTGGTCTTGCAATATCAAAAAACCTTGTAGAGATGATGGGGGGCAAAATTGGCGTAAAAAGTGAGGATGGAAAAGGTTCAACCTTCTGGTTCACTGCTATTTTTGAAAAACAATCAAAAACCGTACCCGAAACATTTCATACGCCCATAGACAAAACCAATCAGCGTATCCTCATTGTAGATGACAATAAGACAAATTGTTATGTCTTAAGTAAAATGCTTGATTTTTGGGGATTTAAATATGATAAAGCTGGAGGAGCAGGAGAGGCATTAGACATGCTTTTTCATGGCATAAAACAAAACGATCCTTTTACAATTGCAATATTAGATATGAATATGCCAGAAAGAGACGGAGAGACTCTGGGGAGGATGATAAAAAATGATATAAATCTCAGTGAAACAATATTGATTATGCTCACATCGTTCGGCAAAAGAGGTGATGTAAACAGGATGAAAGAAATAGGCTTTTCAGCTTTTCTTACAAAACCTGCAAAAGGCTCCCAACTTTATGATTGTTTACTCTCAGTAATACATGAGGGCAAAATTGAGCCTGATCAAAGACGAATTATTACACGCTTTACTATTGCTGAAGATAAGAAGCGCAGCATACATATTCTCGTTGCAGAAGACAATATACCGAATCAAAAACTGCTTTTAATGATGCTAAATAAAATGGGATTTGAAGCAGATATTGTGAATAACGGGAGAGAAGCCGTTAAATCGTCGCAGCAACATAAATATGATCTTATCTTTATGGATGTACATATGCCGGAAATGGACGGGTTTGAAGCTACCAGATTAATACGTGAAAAAGAAAAGATCATCGGCCGTCATACCCATATAGTTGCCATGACAGCCGATGCAATGTATGGAGATAAAGAGCGCTGCATTAAGGCCGGTATGGACGATTATATATCAAAACCTGTTTTTCCGGAAAAAATTATTGAAGCAATCGAAAAAGTGGTTTTTAATAAAGAAGAAGAGCATATGGAAAAAATGCCTGTATTCAATAATGCTGTTTTTGATATGGATGCATTAATGAAACGTCTGGGCATTGATGAAAAACTTGTGAAGGAAATAATGGATGTATATTTGAGTGACACACCTATCCAGCTATCAAGACTAAGAGAATGTTTTGAAAAAGGTGACATTATCTTAATTCAGAGATGTGCACATTCTATTAAAGGAGCATCTGCAAATTTTTGTGTAGGAACCATTAATAAAACAGCCCAGGATATTGAACTTGCCGCAAAACAGAGTAATCTTGAAATGATAAAGCCGCTTATTGATACTATTGAGAATCAATTTATTGAACTTAAGGATGTTCTAACAGAAGTTAAACTTAGCTGA
- the porB gene encoding pyruvate synthase subunit PorB, translating into MRQKSIELYTDNPEEEFAVSGHRACQGCAEILAVRLALKVFGKNTIIVMATGCMEIISTPLPTTNWTLPWIHVAFENAAAVASGIEGALRILMEKNKIPREDIRVVAMAGDGGTSDIGLQALSGALERGHKFTYMCLDNEAYMNTGIQRSSATPYGASTTTSPPGKKSIGQATWKKDMAKIAVAHNIPYVATACPSYPFDLFSKVKKARMAEGPSYLHILSVCPTGWRIPTDLAIEYGKLAVRTGVFPLYEVENGQYKITHSPEPLKSVKEYIKGQGRFKHLNDEQIAKIQERVTKEWANLKSRCELK; encoded by the coding sequence ATGAGACAGAAAAGCATTGAACTTTATACAGATAATCCCGAAGAAGAATTTGCCGTCTCAGGTCACAGAGCATGTCAGGGATGTGCTGAAATACTGGCTGTAAGGCTTGCCCTTAAGGTGTTTGGAAAGAATACAATAATTGTAATGGCAACTGGCTGTATGGAGATTATTTCTACTCCGCTGCCCACAACTAACTGGACGCTCCCCTGGATTCATGTTGCTTTTGAAAATGCTGCTGCTGTTGCATCCGGTATTGAAGGAGCGTTGAGAATTTTAATGGAAAAGAACAAGATTCCAAGAGAAGATATTCGTGTTGTTGCTATGGCAGGTGACGGTGGAACAAGCGATATAGGACTACAGGCTCTCTCCGGTGCCTTGGAGAGAGGACACAAATTTACATACATGTGCCTGGATAATGAAGCTTATATGAATACAGGCATTCAACGTTCATCGGCTACACCATACGGTGCTTCAACTACAACAAGCCCGCCTGGCAAGAAGAGCATAGGACAAGCAACATGGAAAAAGGATATGGCTAAAATTGCAGTCGCACACAATATTCCTTATGTGGCAACCGCATGTCCTTCATACCCCTTTGATCTTTTCAGCAAGGTAAAAAAAGCCCGCATGGCAGAAGGTCCATCATATTTACATATACTTTCAGTGTGCCCTACAGGTTGGAGGATACCTACAGATCTTGCAATAGAATATGGAAAATTAGCCGTAAGAACAGGTGTTTTCCCGTTGTATGAAGTTGAGAATGGTCAATATAAAATTACTCATAGCCCTGAACCATTAAAATCTGTTAAAGAATATATTAAAGGGCAGGGTAGATTCAAGCATCTAAACGACGAGCAGATTGCAAAAATACAGGAGCGAGTTACAAAAGAGTGGGCTAACCTTAAATCACGGTGTGAATTAAAATAG
- the porA gene encoding pyruvate ferredoxin oxidoreductase has translation MKKGIEVSIAASIAAKLARVEVIAAYPITPQTHIVEHLSEIVANGELDAVYINVESEHSAMSACCGSSAAGARTFTSTSAQGLELMHEILFIASGMRLPIVMATVNRALSSPLSIWGDHSDVMAARDSGWIMLFCENGQEVVDMIIMAFRIAEDRGVLLPVMVNLDGFSLSHVIEPIELPSQMMVDKFLPPYNPLYTLHPNKPVTMGAYAMPELYTEAKYAQEMAIINSKEVIKKAMDEFGKQFARQYKPVETYNTDNADFVFIALGSIGENIKTAIDELKEGGKNAGLVQLRLFRPFPSDELLSVLKDKKRIAVIERVMPAGAANGPLYQEIASLMCVHNMNVQMDNYIVGLGGRDVLPESFTDIFNGTAHEESTVPVRDKNFKVIGVRG, from the coding sequence ATGAAAAAAGGTATTGAAGTATCAATAGCAGCATCAATTGCGGCAAAACTTGCGAGGGTTGAAGTAATAGCCGCTTATCCTATTACCCCTCAAACACACATTGTGGAGCACCTCTCTGAGATTGTTGCTAATGGAGAATTAGATGCGGTGTATATCAATGTTGAATCAGAACATTCAGCAATGTCAGCTTGCTGCGGTTCCTCTGCTGCAGGCGCTCGGACCTTTACCTCTACTAGCGCCCAGGGATTAGAGTTGATGCATGAAATACTTTTTATTGCGTCGGGTATGAGACTTCCCATCGTTATGGCTACAGTAAATCGTGCGTTATCTTCACCTCTGTCTATATGGGGTGACCATTCGGATGTTATGGCAGCACGTGATAGCGGATGGATCATGCTATTTTGTGAAAACGGTCAAGAAGTGGTCGATATGATCATTATGGCTTTCAGGATAGCTGAAGATAGAGGAGTGCTACTGCCCGTAATGGTAAATTTAGACGGATTTTCACTAAGCCACGTAATTGAACCTATTGAACTTCCTTCACAGATGATGGTTGATAAGTTTCTCCCTCCATATAATCCTCTATATACATTACATCCTAATAAACCTGTGACAATGGGGGCTTATGCAATGCCGGAATTATACACAGAGGCAAAATATGCCCAGGAAATGGCGATTATCAATTCTAAAGAAGTAATAAAAAAAGCAATGGATGAATTTGGGAAGCAATTTGCGCGTCAGTATAAGCCTGTTGAAACATATAATACAGATAATGCTGACTTTGTCTTTATTGCCCTCGGTTCTATCGGAGAGAATATAAAAACTGCCATCGATGAGCTGAAAGAAGGAGGAAAGAACGCAGGGCTTGTACAATTACGGCTTTTTCGGCCATTTCCATCAGATGAGCTTCTTTCAGTCCTAAAAGACAAAAAAAGAATTGCTGTAATTGAACGGGTAATGCCTGCAGGCGCTGCCAACGGTCCTTTATATCAGGAAATTGCTTCGCTTATGTGTGTACATAACATGAATGTACAAATGGATAACTATATTGTAGGACTCGGTGGCAGGGATGTTCTTCCCGAAAGTTTTACTGATATTTTTAATGGAACAGCTCATGAAGAGAGTACAGTACCTGTCAGAGATAAAAATTTTAAAGTTATAGGGGTGAGAGGATGA
- a CDS encoding 4Fe-4S binding protein encodes MAKPMEEYKWHELNVGCVIEEVGNAKEYKTGDWRSFKPVWNNEKCIKCGLCWLYCPDATVYKTSEGFYLSNLDYCKGCGICAKECKPGAIKMVEEER; translated from the coding sequence ATGGCTAAACCAATGGAAGAATATAAATGGCATGAGTTGAATGTCGGGTGCGTTATTGAAGAGGTTGGAAATGCAAAGGAATATAAGACAGGCGACTGGCGTTCATTTAAACCTGTATGGAACAATGAAAAATGTATTAAGTGCGGCTTATGTTGGCTCTACTGTCCTGATGCGACGGTCTATAAGACAAGCGAAGGGTTTTACTTATCAAACCTTGATTATTGCAAGGGCTGCGGTATCTGTGCAAAGGAGTGTAAGCCTGGTGCAATCAAGATGGTGGAGGAAGAAAGATGA
- a CDS encoding GYD domain-containing protein: MPIYIMISTLTDEGRKTIKNHPERIEEVNREIENMGAKVLAQYALLGPYDFITILDAPSNEAVSKISIDLGSRGTIQITTLPALLVDEFIDGMMK, from the coding sequence ATGCCTATATACATAATGATAAGCACTCTGACTGATGAAGGGAGAAAAACAATAAAAAACCACCCTGAGCGAATTGAAGAAGTCAACAGGGAAATAGAAAACATGGGAGCAAAAGTCCTTGCCCAATATGCGTTGCTCGGACCATATGATTTTATCACTATACTTGATGCGCCCAGTAATGAGGCAGTATCAAAAATATCTATTGACCTTGGTTCCAGGGGAACTATACAAATAACTACCCTTCCAGCATTACTTGTTGATGAATTTATAGATGGAATGATGAAATAG
- the purM gene encoding phosphoribosylformylglycinamidine cyclo-ligase, whose protein sequence is MLTYKKAGVDVTKSENLIEGLKEKIHSTFNPFVLNSIGGFASLTEIPRGYQNPVLATSTDGVGTKLKIAFQSGKHDTVGIDLVAMCANDILTVGAQPFFFLDYYACGIVQEAVYKNVLSGICEGCVQAGCALIGGETAEMPSFYSDNEYDLAGFVVGFVEKEKIIDGSKIIDGNVVIALPSSGLHSNGFSLVRKVFFDVHNFLVTDYIKGINSMLYEELLKPTKIYVKAVQNILESFNINGMAHITGGGLPGNIKRIVPDGLTARIKLSNAEIPHIFKLLMELGDVSFEEMCSTFNMGIGYIIIADKNDEQGIINKLMDSGEKAFKIGYINKASDNEKVYVSLTDR, encoded by the coding sequence ATGCTTACATATAAAAAAGCCGGTGTTGATGTAACAAAATCTGAAAACCTTATTGAAGGTTTAAAAGAAAAAATTCATAGTACCTTCAATCCTTTCGTGTTGAATTCAATTGGCGGATTTGCATCTCTAACAGAAATACCACGAGGTTATCAAAATCCTGTGCTTGCAACATCAACAGATGGTGTGGGAACAAAACTGAAAATTGCATTTCAAAGCGGAAAACATGACACTGTCGGGATAGATCTGGTTGCCATGTGTGCCAATGATATATTGACAGTAGGTGCTCAGCCATTCTTTTTTTTAGATTACTATGCCTGTGGGATTGTTCAGGAAGCTGTATATAAAAATGTCCTATCCGGTATATGTGAGGGATGTGTACAGGCTGGATGTGCCCTTATAGGTGGAGAAACCGCTGAAATGCCCTCCTTTTACAGCGATAATGAATACGACCTTGCAGGTTTTGTTGTGGGCTTTGTTGAAAAAGAAAAAATTATTGATGGTTCAAAAATAATTGATGGGAACGTTGTAATAGCGCTACCATCGAGTGGTTTGCATAGCAACGGCTTCTCATTGGTGAGAAAAGTTTTTTTTGATGTACATAATTTTCTAGTTACTGATTATATAAAAGGAATTAACAGTATGCTTTATGAAGAGCTACTTAAACCAACAAAGATTTACGTTAAAGCTGTACAAAATATTCTTGAATCATTCAATATAAACGGAATGGCACATATTACAGGCGGTGGTCTGCCGGGAAATATTAAAAGGATTGTGCCAGATGGACTTACTGCAAGAATAAAACTTTCAAACGCTGAAATCCCACATATTTTCAAACTTTTAATGGAATTAGGAGATGTCAGTTTTGAAGAGATGTGTTCCACATTCAACATGGGTATTGGCTATATAATAATTGCTGATAAGAATGATGAACAGGGAATTATTAATAAACTTATGGATTCCGGAGAAAAGGCGTTCAAAATTGGATATATAAATAAAGCATCTGATAATGAAAAGGTTTATGTTTCTTTAACCGATCGCTGA
- a CDS encoding C4-type zinc ribbon domain-containing protein: MEQELRIIYEAQQIDTQIAENERKTHSVPKTIEELDNEIDELKNKIEKEKVVAQELEKEKNKKEKDLDVEKDKIKKFESKLHEIKTNKEYQALLKEIETVKETNDRTEEEVLVLMDKIEELKKDYETSEKYLKSRKVEVEKEKNRLKAELDVIEKTIHEFKEARNKLLSAVSDNLRATYNTLIEKRSGTAVVNLKNGVCLGCFMNIPPQLFIEATKNRQLILCPSCNRIFYFLEDE; encoded by the coding sequence TTGGAGCAAGAATTAAGAATAATCTATGAAGCACAGCAAATTGATACACAGATAGCCGAAAATGAAAGGAAAACTCATTCAGTTCCAAAAACAATAGAGGAGTTGGATAACGAAATAGATGAATTAAAAAATAAGATTGAAAAAGAGAAAGTTGTTGCTCAAGAGTTGGAAAAAGAGAAAAATAAAAAGGAAAAAGATCTTGATGTTGAAAAAGATAAAATAAAAAAATTTGAATCAAAACTTCATGAAATTAAAACAAATAAAGAATATCAAGCATTACTTAAGGAAATTGAAACAGTAAAAGAAACAAATGATAGAACCGAAGAAGAAGTTTTGGTATTAATGGATAAGATTGAAGAATTAAAAAAAGACTATGAAACATCAGAAAAATACCTTAAAAGCAGAAAAGTTGAAGTAGAAAAAGAAAAAAACAGGTTAAAAGCAGAATTAGATGTTATTGAAAAAACTATTCATGAATTTAAAGAAGCAAGAAATAAGCTTCTCAGTGCTGTTAGCGATAATTTGAGAGCTACATATAACACACTTATAGAAAAAAGAAGCGGTACAGCAGTTGTAAACCTGAAGAATGGTGTTTGTCTCGGGTGTTTTATGAATATACCACCACAATTATTTATTGAAGCAACAAAAAATAGACAGCTTATTCTTTGCCCAAGCTGCAATAGGATTTTTTACTTCTTAGAAGACGAATAA